CAGACCTTTGGTTTCAATTAATCCCAGAGCTTCCATCGTTGCTCCCAGGCTATGTGCCAGTTTGAGTTACAATTTTCGTGCATTTTACGAGCAACCACTGAATTTGTCAACCAAAAATGTTGCGTCTCTTGAGGATCAACAATATGGGCAGACCCAGTGCGTAACAGGCGATCAATTGTCCCACCCCGATCATCTGAACGCAGAACCAATAATCAACCCCGATTATGCCGGCCAGATAAGCAGACACACCGAACGCATTGAGCACTACCGGCGGCAATGGGGCCAGCAGAACACTTGCGTTTTCGCCCTTGAGCCAGAGCCAGGTGAGAGTGACAGAGCTGAACACCGCTGCCACTAATAGCAAACTACCACAGATGAAGAAAAAGAACTCATCGGTGTTCTTCATAATTGGTATTGATATAACTGCAACAATCAAACTCACTGTGGACCAGGTCCAAAAACGTTCCTTTATGACAGCGTTTAACTTCGGTTTCCTCAGCGAAACCAGCACTACGGGCAACAAGCCCACAACAGACAGGGCAACCCCGGCTATGATACGGCTTGAGGAATCAAAGGATGTCAGAAGATAAACCGCGCCGACCCACATCAGAGCAATAGCAATCGGTACCGCCCCGGCCACAAGAGCGTTCTTCCCCAGTCGTCGCGAATACCAGGTTAGGATACCTGCAGCCAAAGTTATCAGCGGACCGATCACAATGTCGAGCCAGCCCATCCCACCCAGAATGTTCGCCAGAAGACAGCCGATAAAAAGTCCCGGTACAGCCGCACCGGCCAGGAACGGCAGGACGGTGAGTGCCTCAGCTATTCGGACTTGATAGACACCAAAGGAAATAGGCTGAAAGACCAGACTGAGGACCGCATAGATAGCGGCAACTAATCCGGCCAGGGCTGTCTGACGAATAGTAAAGTGACGCACGGAGATAAGAAAAACAGGCGCTATGAGCCGGTCAATATAAAGATTGGTTCGAAATGCTCACTCACTGACAGCATGATCCCGGCAGACGAGGGCGTCTGCCGCGCACGAGACTACGTGTTTAGAATCCCTGGATAACGCGAATGATGTCGTTATAGGTAACCATCACGATCAAACTCAGTACGAGAACAATTCCTACTTGCTGGGCTATAATGCGTACCTTCATCGACAATGGCGATCCATTGAATTTTTCTATGGCAAGAAAGATGAGTTGACCGCCATCGAGCACCGGAATAGGCAGCACATTTATTATCGCCAGATTAACCGACAACAGGGCCATGAACAGAAACAGGTTGGAAGCCCCTTTTTTAGCTTCACGACCCGACTGCTGGGCGATAAACAGCGGTCCACCTATGGCTTTAGGCGAAACCTGCCCCGAGACCAGTTTGGACAGAAACTGAACGGTCTGACCGACCAGCACATGCGCCGTTACGGTCCCCTTTGTTATCGACTCCCACAGACCATACTCTTCATAGCCGATGATTTTCTGATTAAACCCGATGAGACCAATCGTATCCATGCTTCCCTCGGCGTTGGGTACCGGAACCGCCATAGTAACAATAGAGGACGTGATCGTATCCTGACCGTGGACCCAGGTCAAATCAAGCGGTTTCTCTACAATAGCATTAATACGACGTGCCAGTGAATCAAATCTAATGACGGGTTCACCGTTGATAGCAATGATAACATCATCAGCCTTAAGACCAGCCTTCTCTGCCGGGCTATCCTCAACAACTTCACCCACCAATACCCTGGTTTGATCGGCAAGGGGACGACCACCAAAGTAGAAAATTCCGATCAACAGCAAAATGGCCAGAACATAGTTCATGAACGGTCCGGCGAAAATAACCGCCGCTCGTTGTCCAACCGACTTGGACATGAACTCGTCCGGCGCTCCGGTGGCTTCCTCGGTGGGTTGTTCGCCGGCCATCTTGACATAACCGCCGAGCGGAATGATGCCAATACAATACGTTGTGCCGCGCCAAAGTTTCGAGAAGATATTCGGCGGGAAACCAAGCGAAAAACGCTCCACCTTGATCCCGACCCTCTTGGCCACCAGAAAATGGCCAAGTTCGTGAATGAACACCAGGATACCAAGAACAAATACAAACGACACTATGTTCGTCAACATGTCGAACTCTCCACAATTTGATGGGCTAACTCCCGGGCCCAACGGTCGGCTTCAAGAATGTCCTCTAACTCAGGACGTGATACCAGGTCGATTGTTTCAACCGCCCTGTCTATGATATCGGTAATCTCAGTAAATTTGATAGAATTGCTCAGGAATGACTCCACCGCCACTTCATTGGCAGCGTTAAAGACAGCAGGGGCTGTCCCTCCCTTTTTCGCAACCTCGAAGGCCAGGCGCAAGGCTCCGAATTTCTGCAAGTCCGGCGGTTCAAAAGTTAACCCTGAGAGTTGCTCAATCTCCAGTCGTCCAAACTCCGACGGCATCCGGTCGGGCCAAAACATCGCATAGGTGATAGGTAAGCGCATATCCGGGCTTGATAGCTGAGCTATGATCGATGAATCTATATACTCGACCATCGAGTGCACAATCGACTCAGGATGAATTACCACCGAGACTTTCTCTACCGGCATGTCAAATAACGCCACCGCCTCAATCACTTCCAGCCCCTTGTTGGCCAGCGTGGCAGAGTCTATCGAGATTTTCGGTCCCATCTTCCAGGTAGGATGATCCAGCGCCCGGGCAGGTGTGATCGCGTCAAACTTGTCCGCCGCCAAATGTCGGAATGGACCGCCCGAAGCGGTAATTATCAGACGTCGAACCTCATCTTTCTTTCCTGCGGTCAATGATTGCCATAAGGCCGAGTGTTCAGAATCAATCGGGAGAATCTTCCCTCCGCTCTTCTTGATAATCTCCGGGAAAAGTGGTCCACCTGCTACCAGTGATTCTTTATTCGCCAAAGCCAGTGGCTTACCCTTTTTGAGTGCCTCAAGGGAAGCGAGTAATCCGGCTGCCCCTACCACCGCATTGACCACCAGGTCAATTTCGTCCAGACCGGCCAACTTGACAAGCTCCTCTTTCCCCGCCAGAAGTTCAACTTTCAGATCACCGAGCCGTGAACGGAGTTCATTGATTTTCGACGAATCCACCAAACAGGCATATCTCGGTCGAAACCGACGGCACTGATCGGCCAGTAGTTCGGTGTTGCTGTATGCTGCCAGCACTACAACGTCGAACTTACCAGGGTGGGCAGTGACCACATCCAGAGTAGACCGACCGATAGAGCCAGTCGAACCGAGTATACTTATCTTCCGCGCATTCATATTCTACATCTCATAACAGACACAATCTATATCTGTTCCAAACAAGGAATCAACAAGCAAAAGGGCGGGATTTGCAAAATCCCGCCCGGAATCAACATATTGAGAGGTCGGTTACTTCTCGAGAGGTTTTCCCTCTGCATCAGAGAGAAAGACCTTTTCCATGGTTACCTCATTCACCGGTGAGGATACTTCACGACCTCCTACGGCGGCTTTTACCTCTACTTCGCCAATCTTGTGGAGGACATCGTAGCCCTTCAGCAATTGTCCAAAGACAGTGTACTTATTGGGCTCTTTGTCGAGCATCGGAGCCGGCTTGAGACAGATAAAGAACTGGCAGGAAGCCGAATGCGGACTGCGCGATCGTGCCATGGAAAGAGATCCTTCCATGTGTAGATTGTCAGAGAACTCAGAGTTCAGGAAATAACCGGCGTTACCGGTACCGTTCTTCTTGGGACAACCGCCCTGGATCATGAAGTCAGTAACGACACGATGGAATATCAGGCTGTCGTAAAATCCATCATTAGTCCGGGCCACAAAAGAATCGGCGTGGTTCGGAGCCACATCATGCCACAACTCCAACGTCATATCACCATAGTTGGTACTAATCGTTACAATCTGGTTGTCCTTACTGCGCACTGGATGACGAAATGCGGCCAGGCTGTCTCCGGCTGGTTCCTCTGGTGCCATTACAATTTCCTCTAATACTACCTTGTTGGTGCTTTCCTTGTCTCCTGCTTCCACATCACTACTGCTGCAGCTCACCGCACCCAGAATCAGTAGGCAGGTCAAGAACGTTACTAAGGTCAGAAGTCTCATGTCTAATTCCTTCTTTTGGTACTAAGTTTGGCGCGAATATAGGCGGGGACGTATCGGCTGTCAAGATACATCATGACCTTCGACAATCCGCTATTTCACTATCAGTGGTTCGATGAAGTGAATTTCCTCGACTAACGTATCAGTCATACCGATTTCCCAATGGCCATAGAAAGTCGTAAATATGGAATCATACCCTATGACAATAGCCGGGCGAGGTTCCTCGTAGTAAAGACGACTGGGATCACCCCAAACAGCTCGCAAGTCCGCTAATGATGACCCTACTCCTATGGGCGGGGTGGTATTGGTCTGCCCTTGATACGACGTGTTTACAATGACTCCATAGACACTCGAAGTATCATATAACTGCCGGTCTTGATCGCGATCGTACAGCATCACTACCACACCCAGAGTACTCTCGTAGTTCACATACATAATACTGTGACCCTCATACGTATCGACCGATGCAGGCTGGCCATTGAAGGCGACTACCTGTTCGTAGGTGTCGTCAAAAAGAATATACTGTGTCTGCCCGTACGCTCCGGGAACGAGAGCGTCTGTCCGAATATCTGCATAAACGGACGGAATTCCGGTGATATTTAGACGGATCAGCGCCCGGTTATAATTGCCGGTGAATCCATAAGTGAACTCGGTCACACCTGTACTATCCGTTAATATGCTCCTTGGATCAAGGGATCCGTCCCCAGCCACCAGGGATAGCTGGATCTGCTGGTTTATCAAGTAGTGGCCGCTATCGTCTACAACCGCAAATTGCATTGGCAAGTGAGTTGTGCTGTCCTCCATTATCCCCTTGAAATACAATCCGTTAAGGGGCTCAATTGCACTGCGAGAGGATAGCGTAAGCCAGATCATTGCCGTGTCATTACCATAGACGCTGTAGGCGATCACCCGGTACCAGGCTCCCTGCACAGGAGAGATTATGACATTCCCCAAATCGGGATCGTCGACACGCCCTACTCCCTGGTCTATCACAAGTGAATCCGCCCTGATTGTCTTCCATGAGAGCGTACTTGTCTGATCCGCAACAACCCGGAGAGGAAAGAAAGCCACATCAATAATTTCAGCCGCGGCCGAAAACATGGTCACGGATACGGAAGCCGAATCTACCCCATAAGTATTATATGCCACCAATGAGTATGTCGTCGGGTACTCTAGATTGACCGCAATCGAACCACTATCGTTTTCACCTGGCAAGAGTATCGTATCAAGTGGCAACAACCACAACGAATCGGTTCGGAGTGTTCTCCATGACAGGGTCGTTTGGCTGCCAGGGTCAATGTCCTGTGGTTGAGCAATAAATGACGATATTTCCGGAATCTTTTTGTCAGGACCGTTGGGAGGATTATCACCACATGCCAGCCCCAACACGACAAGACATACTGCTAATACCGTAGCTATCAAAGAGATAATACGTCTCACTTAAACTTGCCTATTACTTGAATTCGCGTTGTTTCCGGTGCTGACACTCTATTCGTCCAACCTACCGGAAATAATACCGCAGGGCTGCACCCAAATTCAGGTACTGCGGTCGATCCTTGGAGCCCCACAGATTGTAGTTGTTCATCGAGGAGATCGTCACAAACGAACGCGATTGGGGAGCCTGGTATATCTTCAGGTCCGCACCGAAATTGAGGCTGACCGCTACCTTGAGCTGCGAATCATCATCATACCCCTCTTCAGCATACGACGTAAACCCGGCCTGAACTCCGGCCCCCACATACGGAGATGCGATCTTCCGGCTGAGATCAAACAACATGTAGTTAGCATTGAATTCAATATCATACTGCCGGTAGGTGAATCTGGCAACTTGCTCTCGGATCCAATCTTGCGCGTTATGCTCGGTAAATCGAAATCCAATCATAATCAGCATGTGCCGGTTGTACAACGTACCGTAATCAAACCCGACATACCAGGTGGGATCAAACACAGATTCGGCATCAACATTATCCAAAATCTCTCCCTGGCTGTTTTGAATCCCTACGTCAATAAGTCCAACCCAGTCATACTCGCCGTGGGGTTCGGCATATCCGCCATAGAAATTTAGCATATTGTACTTACGAGGTGACTTGGCAATTCCGCCTTCAGTCTGAGGCGCAACAGTAAGCAATAGTATTAACACCAACATTCCGGCCAGAATAAATCGGGACATATCAACTCCTCTATTATTATTTCTGAACTACTACCAGCAGGTCCATTCTTTGTACCCTCAGAGTCATTATCGGCACCAGATTTCTCAATATCTGTCGATTCTATATATAAATAGCTATTGCCGATCACAAAAGTACAATTATATTTGCCGGTGATTTGTCCACCGAGCAATACGATAAGGCGGACAAGACTGGTACGAATTGTACAGACACGGCTTGCAGAAAGGAACACTGGCTATGCCGTCGACAAAAATAATGATTATCGGTGCCGGACGAATGGGTCAAGGCTTGGCCGAAGCAATTGCGACTGAGGGTACCGATGTCACTCTCATGGACCTGACCACTCGCCTCGCCGAACGAGGTATCAAGGGTATCTCAGAAAGCATGAACCGCGAGATCGAAAAATGGGGTCTGACCGAATCGGATAAGAAAGCCATCCTGGCGCGCATCTTTCCGTCGTCGGATTTGTCGCTGGCCGATGAAGCAGAGATCGTTATTGAGGCTATACCCGAGAAGCTCAATTTGAAACGCGATCTGTTTCAGAAACTCGACACCATCTGCCCGGACGACTGCCTGATAATCACTAACACAGGCACTATCTCAGTTTCGGAGATCGCTGAGGCCACTCAACGCCCGGAAAAAATAATCGGGATGCACTTTCTCAACCCGGTTACAAAAGTTCCACTGGTAGAGATCGTCCGAGGACTCAAGACCGATGAAGAGACTTTTCA
The sequence above is a segment of the Candidatus Zixiibacteriota bacterium genome. Coding sequences within it:
- a CDS encoding QueT transporter family protein, whose amino-acid sequence is MRHFTIRQTALAGLVAAIYAVLSLVFQPISFGVYQVRIAEALTVLPFLAGAAVPGLFIGCLLANILGGMGWLDIVIGPLITLAAGILTWYSRRLGKNALVAGAVPIAIALMWVGAVYLLTSFDSSSRIIAGVALSVVGLLPVVLVSLRKPKLNAVIKERFWTWSTVSLIVAVISIPIMKNTDEFFFFICGSLLLVAAVFSSVTLTWLWLKGENASVLLAPLPPVVLNAFGVSAYLAGIIGVDYWFCVQMIGVGQLIACYALGLPILLILKRRNIFG
- the rseP gene encoding RIP metalloprotease RseP; translated protein: MLTNIVSFVFVLGILVFIHELGHFLVAKRVGIKVERFSLGFPPNIFSKLWRGTTYCIGIIPLGGYVKMAGEQPTEEATGAPDEFMSKSVGQRAAVIFAGPFMNYVLAILLLIGIFYFGGRPLADQTRVLVGEVVEDSPAEKAGLKADDVIIAINGEPVIRFDSLARRINAIVEKPLDLTWVHGQDTITSSIVTMAVPVPNAEGSMDTIGLIGFNQKIIGYEEYGLWESITKGTVTAHVLVGQTVQFLSKLVSGQVSPKAIGGPLFIAQQSGREAKKGASNLFLFMALLSVNLAIINVLPIPVLDGGQLIFLAIEKFNGSPLSMKVRIIAQQVGIVLVLSLIVMVTYNDIIRVIQGF
- a CDS encoding 1-deoxy-D-xylulose-5-phosphate reductoisomerase, with product MNARKISILGSTGSIGRSTLDVVTAHPGKFDVVVLAAYSNTELLADQCRRFRPRYACLVDSSKINELRSRLGDLKVELLAGKEELVKLAGLDEIDLVVNAVVGAAGLLASLEALKKGKPLALANKESLVAGGPLFPEIIKKSGGKILPIDSEHSALWQSLTAGKKDEVRRLIITASGGPFRHLAADKFDAITPARALDHPTWKMGPKISIDSATLANKGLEVIEAVALFDMPVEKVSVVIHPESIVHSMVEYIDSSIIAQLSSPDMRLPITYAMFWPDRMPSEFGRLEIEQLSGLTFEPPDLQKFGALRLAFEVAKKGGTAPAVFNAANEVAVESFLSNSIKFTEITDIIDRAVETIDLVSRPELEDILEADRWARELAHQIVESSTC
- a CDS encoding peptidylprolyl isomerase, whose product is MRLLTLVTFLTCLLILGAVSCSSSDVEAGDKESTNKVVLEEIVMAPEEPAGDSLAAFRHPVRSKDNQIVTISTNYGDMTLELWHDVAPNHADSFVARTNDGFYDSLIFHRVVTDFMIQGGCPKKNGTGNAGYFLNSEFSDNLHMEGSLSMARSRSPHSASCQFFICLKPAPMLDKEPNKYTVFGQLLKGYDVLHKIGEVEVKAAVGGREVSSPVNEVTMEKVFLSDAEGKPLEK
- a CDS encoding 3-hydroxybutyryl-CoA dehydrogenase gives rise to the protein MPSTKIMIIGAGRMGQGLAEAIATEGTDVTLMDLTTRLAERGIKGISESMNREIEKWGLTESDKKAILARIFPSSDLSLADEAEIVIEAIPEKLNLKRDLFQKLDTICPDDCLIITNTGTISVSEIAEATQRPEKIIGMHFLNPVTKVPLVEIVRGLKTDEETFQKAVEFASILGKGYISVNEYPGYVTTRIIVPMLNEAMHVLMEGVATAEDIDRAMKLGFGFNVGPLTMADQTGLDVVMSWMQNLIDELSDHKYNPCPLLRKMVRAGHLGVKTGSGFFKYDKDGNKIRHNHEVISAQVKA